The following coding sequences lie in one Alloacidobacterium dinghuense genomic window:
- a CDS encoding ferritin-like domain-containing protein, which produces MKKERVNRVTGSRRTFLKGAGIAGVGLATGAVVSGRLFSREQSVHAAAYSDAEILNFALNLEYLEAEFYAMSTYGATLVRLGVIKEEDESGPTTGGQRVPGFAASPAADMATALRTDEIDHVLYLRAALGSNAVKKPAIDLNALGYGFASTHSWMELARQFEDVGVSAYLGAAPLISSSTYLAAAAAILATEAQHSGSVRFACIMNGVTSPAVDSIDIPPTSKNFYDVNSHALSIPRTPSQVLNIVYHGGKCSGGFFPDGMNGSIVCQS; this is translated from the coding sequence ATGAAAAAAGAACGAGTCAACCGTGTCACAGGAAGCCGTCGCACATTTCTGAAAGGAGCCGGAATCGCTGGCGTCGGACTCGCCACTGGAGCCGTGGTAAGTGGCAGATTGTTTTCAAGGGAACAGTCTGTCCATGCCGCCGCGTACAGCGACGCCGAAATTCTCAATTTCGCACTGAACCTCGAATATCTTGAGGCCGAATTCTACGCGATGTCCACCTATGGAGCTACGCTGGTCAGACTGGGAGTAATTAAGGAAGAAGACGAATCCGGCCCTACGACGGGCGGCCAAAGGGTTCCGGGCTTCGCGGCTTCGCCTGCCGCAGACATGGCTACAGCGTTAAGAACCGACGAGATCGATCACGTGCTTTACCTGCGTGCTGCTCTTGGCAGCAATGCGGTCAAGAAGCCCGCGATTGACCTCAACGCTCTCGGCTACGGTTTTGCCAGCACTCATAGCTGGATGGAGTTGGCAAGGCAATTCGAGGATGTTGGCGTCAGCGCCTATCTGGGAGCAGCCCCGCTGATCAGCAGCAGCACCTATCTAGCCGCAGCCGCCGCCATCCTGGCAACCGAAGCTCAGCACTCTGGTTCAGTTCGATTCGCTTGCATTATGAACGGTGTCACCAGCCCGGCTGTAGACTCGATCGACATTCCCCCGACATCCAAGAACTTTTATGACGTGAATAGCCACGCTCTGAGCATTCCGCGCACGCCCTCGCAGGTACTCAACATCGTCTACCACGGAGGTAAATGCTCGGGTGGATTCTTCCCCGACGGTATGAACGGCTCGATAGTTTGTCAGTCGTAG
- a CDS encoding COX15/CtaA family protein, which translates to MTTSAIPLFSAEAGHSKGVQRFAWSVLVYNVAVILWGSIVRATGSGAGCGEHWPLCNGTVIQHSPRIETIIELTHRAMSGVALIAMLALVAWTFAATAKRHIARTWVVAAAVLTFNEALLGALLVLLGKVAHDQSASRAVYLSLHLANTLLLLASLALTAHFLSRTMGFMRGVVEHRSFGIATVGLVATLFVGVSGSLAALGDTLFPAASLSAALAQDFSSKSAWLLRIRWIHPMMAVIAGAFICWLIFTSAWRGRNRKLAIGVVCLLGLQYLLGAADIFLLAPTWMQIVHLLGADVLWIALVVLTARLCVVPIGCTEGLCRV; encoded by the coding sequence TTGACGACAAGCGCAATACCGCTTTTTTCGGCTGAGGCAGGGCATTCAAAGGGCGTGCAGCGCTTTGCCTGGAGTGTGCTTGTCTATAACGTTGCGGTCATCTTGTGGGGGTCGATTGTTCGGGCCACCGGATCGGGCGCGGGCTGCGGGGAACACTGGCCGCTGTGCAACGGTACAGTCATCCAGCATTCGCCACGGATAGAGACCATCATTGAGCTGACGCATCGCGCCATGAGCGGCGTCGCTTTGATCGCGATGCTGGCGCTGGTGGCGTGGACGTTTGCCGCTACGGCGAAACGCCATATTGCACGGACCTGGGTTGTTGCGGCTGCCGTGTTGACTTTCAACGAAGCGCTCCTCGGAGCGCTTCTTGTGCTTCTGGGCAAGGTTGCGCACGATCAATCAGCGTCGCGGGCAGTGTACTTGTCGCTGCATCTGGCGAATACTCTGCTGCTGCTGGCTTCTCTTGCGCTTACGGCGCACTTTCTGTCGCGAACGATGGGGTTCATGCGTGGCGTCGTCGAGCACCGTTCCTTTGGCATCGCCACGGTTGGGCTGGTGGCAACGCTGTTTGTGGGGGTCAGCGGCTCGCTTGCTGCGCTGGGAGATACGCTGTTTCCTGCGGCTTCTTTAAGCGCGGCGCTGGCACAGGATTTTTCGTCGAAGAGCGCGTGGCTGCTGCGTATCCGCTGGATTCATCCGATGATGGCTGTTATTGCGGGAGCGTTTATCTGCTGGCTTATCTTTACGAGCGCGTGGCGGGGAAGGAATCGCAAGCTGGCGATTGGCGTGGTGTGCCTGCTTGGGTTGCAGTATTTACTTGGCGCTGCCGATATTTTTTTGCTGGCGCCTACGTGGATGCAGATTGTACACCTGCTGGGCGCGGATGTTTTGTGGATTGCGCTGGTGGTGCTTACTGCGCGGCTGTGCGTGGTTCCAATTGGCTGCACGGAAGGTCTTTGCCGCGTGTAG
- a CDS encoding glycosyltransferase family 4 protein, which translates to MRIFVNEFCGHPFQIQLSRELVIRGHEVEHVYFSGNLSTPKGAVEAANTAHRLNISGLNIKRAFEKHSIRSRRAADIEYGMAVAEAVSRFKPDVVISANMPLDAQKILLKAARKHNAKFIYWLQDVYSMAVRFVLARRQKILANIGGAYYESLEKKLLRQSDSIVCISDSFVDYVKDWGIEEEKIHLIENWSPLDEITPMSKDNPWARENGVAQKFCFMYSGTLGMKHRPELLLCLAKHLDATREAILIVNAAGAGADWLRDQTKDISPEAFRLHPFQPYERLSEVMATADVLIALLDSDAGKFAVPSKTLAYLCAARPILMAAPNVNQAAKVIQAAKAGLLVSPDSPEDFVFAARKFIDNPHERAAYAKQARAYAERNFNIGHIADRFLNLIRHDRCGQTARLFPRDCELD; encoded by the coding sequence ATGCGGATTTTCGTTAACGAGTTTTGTGGTCACCCATTTCAGATCCAACTCAGCCGTGAACTCGTCATCCGCGGTCACGAAGTAGAGCACGTCTATTTCTCCGGCAATCTATCCACTCCGAAAGGCGCCGTCGAGGCGGCCAACACCGCTCATCGCCTGAATATCAGCGGGCTTAACATCAAGAGAGCCTTCGAAAAACACTCCATCCGCAGCCGCCGTGCAGCCGATATCGAATACGGCATGGCCGTAGCTGAAGCAGTGAGCAGGTTCAAGCCCGACGTAGTGATTTCGGCGAACATGCCGCTGGACGCCCAGAAGATCCTCCTGAAGGCCGCGAGAAAGCACAACGCGAAATTCATTTATTGGCTTCAGGACGTATACAGCATGGCTGTGCGCTTCGTTCTGGCACGCAGACAAAAAATTTTGGCAAATATTGGCGGAGCCTATTATGAATCGCTGGAGAAGAAACTCCTTCGTCAGTCCGATTCCATTGTCTGCATCTCTGACAGCTTCGTCGATTACGTAAAGGACTGGGGGATTGAGGAAGAAAAAATTCACCTCATCGAAAACTGGTCCCCGCTCGATGAAATCACGCCGATGTCCAAGGACAATCCCTGGGCGCGTGAAAATGGCGTTGCACAGAAGTTCTGCTTCATGTACTCAGGCACGCTCGGCATGAAACATCGCCCGGAGCTGCTGCTGTGCCTCGCAAAGCATCTGGACGCCACGCGTGAGGCAATCCTTATCGTAAACGCGGCCGGCGCAGGCGCAGACTGGCTGCGCGATCAGACAAAAGACATCAGCCCGGAGGCCTTCCGCCTCCATCCTTTTCAGCCATACGAGCGCCTTTCAGAAGTCATGGCAACCGCCGACGTCCTTATCGCGCTGCTCGATTCCGATGCCGGAAAGTTTGCCGTTCCCTCAAAGACCCTTGCATACCTTTGTGCTGCGCGGCCGATTCTGATGGCCGCCCCTAACGTGAATCAGGCGGCCAAGGTCATCCAGGCAGCAAAGGCCGGACTCCTGGTTTCACCGGATTCGCCCGAAGATTTCGTTTTCGCTGCGCGGAAATTCATAGATAATCCTCATGAAAGAGCCGCGTACGCAAAACAAGCGCGCGCATACGCGGAGCGAAATTTCAATATTGGACACATCGCTGATCGCTTCTTGAACCTGATCAGGCATGACCGATGTGGCCAAACAGCACGTCTTTTCCCCCGGGATTGTGAACTAGATTAG
- a CDS encoding NAD-dependent epimerase/dehydratase family protein has protein sequence MKQVVIFGGTGFIGTHTAQRLLREFGVEQIVLVDINPPQTAPYAAGLRAALGSGKARFVQHDIRQPMPVDALPNADLIFNFAAVHREPGHQPSEYYETNLLGAMHVCNYADAVNCNHIVFTSSISPYAVSEESKHEESLPVPETPYGGSKLVAEKMHTAWQKAAPGRRLLIVRPGVVFGPGEGGNVTRLIHSLTKGYFAYMGNKATRKAGGYVKELTNVFLFGVDYQKRNSEGLTLLNFSVQPTPALSQYVEAIRKVGGINREPHSIPRGLLLGVSYPVEFIARIFGIKQPVSPTRIRKLYRSTNIEPRRLQELGYAYQYSLEESFEDWKKDKPEDFGVDPSETRLPRQVSPQLAP, from the coding sequence TTGAAGCAAGTCGTCATCTTTGGAGGAACAGGATTTATCGGCACCCACACCGCGCAGCGACTCCTGCGGGAGTTCGGTGTCGAGCAAATCGTACTTGTTGACATCAACCCACCGCAAACCGCGCCTTATGCGGCAGGCCTTCGGGCTGCGTTGGGGTCGGGCAAGGCCCGTTTTGTCCAGCACGATATTCGCCAGCCAATGCCGGTCGATGCGCTGCCGAATGCCGATCTGATTTTCAACTTTGCCGCCGTCCATCGTGAGCCGGGCCACCAGCCGAGCGAATACTACGAGACAAACCTCCTCGGCGCTATGCACGTCTGCAACTACGCCGATGCGGTCAACTGCAACCACATCGTTTTCACCAGCTCCATTTCTCCCTATGCGGTCTCCGAGGAGAGCAAGCACGAAGAATCGCTGCCTGTCCCTGAGACCCCATACGGAGGCTCGAAGCTCGTCGCCGAAAAGATGCATACTGCCTGGCAGAAGGCAGCCCCCGGAAGAAGGCTTCTGATCGTGCGCCCCGGCGTGGTTTTCGGTCCCGGAGAAGGTGGAAACGTCACGCGCCTCATCCACAGCCTGACAAAGGGCTATTTTGCTTACATGGGAAATAAAGCCACGCGGAAAGCGGGCGGCTACGTAAAGGAACTCACGAACGTTTTCCTCTTTGGCGTCGACTACCAGAAGAGGAATAGCGAGGGCTTGACGTTGCTCAACTTCTCCGTACAGCCTACTCCCGCCCTCAGCCAGTACGTCGAAGCCATCCGCAAAGTTGGCGGAATCAACCGCGAGCCGCACTCGATTCCCCGTGGTTTGCTCCTCGGCGTCTCCTATCCAGTCGAATTCATCGCCAGGATATTCGGCATCAAGCAACCGGTCTCGCCGACGCGCATTCGCAAACTCTATCGCTCCACCAACATCGAGCCGCGCCGCTTGCAGGAGCTCGGCTACGCATACCAATACTCTCTTGAAGAGTCATTCGAGGATTGGAAAAAGGACAAACCGGAAGACTTTGGCGTCGACCCGTCAGAGACTCGTCTACCTAGGCAGGTCAGCCCGCAGCTAGCTCCTTAG